Proteins from one bacterium genomic window:
- the mltG gene encoding endolytic transglycosylase MltG, giving the protein MEKNRRAGIIKVLSLMVAASILLLLLMVILSEAHKKQPYTSSTVSIPRQAGVWQIASLLKSHRIIDYPLYFILRARLKGIENSLKGGKYRFNNRMTTGEILDCLTKGKMITYFFTIPEGYNLKEIAHRLQAKGFASSKRFLSLCCDRDFILSLGLKVESLEGYLFPGTYQTVKKINEKDIITVMVNRFKEISAKYQGRIKERNTSLHSVITLASLIEREVQKEEEKPLISAVFHNRLKKGMPLESCVTVLYALGYHKPHLTYNDLKIKSPYNTYLHHGLPPGPICSPGRTSIEAALNPAPVSYLFFVAQGNGFHQFSETYFQHRMAKRTDY; this is encoded by the coding sequence ATGGAGAAAAATCGACGAGCAGGTATAATCAAGGTTTTAAGCCTGATGGTGGCCGCCTCTATTTTATTGCTCCTCTTGATGGTTATTCTCTCTGAGGCTCATAAGAAACAGCCATATACCTCCTCTACCGTCTCTATTCCTCGCCAGGCCGGGGTCTGGCAAATTGCCTCCCTCCTGAAATCACACCGTATTATCGATTATCCTCTCTACTTTATTCTGAGAGCCAGACTAAAAGGTATTGAAAACAGCCTTAAGGGAGGAAAATATAGATTTAATAACCGAATGACTACCGGAGAAATCCTGGATTGCCTAACCAAAGGGAAGATGATCACTTACTTTTTCACTATCCCTGAAGGTTATAATCTTAAGGAGATTGCCCACAGGCTCCAGGCCAAAGGATTTGCCTCTTCCAAAAGATTTCTCTCACTCTGTTGTGACCGGGATTTTATCCTTTCTTTAGGGCTGAAGGTAGAAAGTCTGGAGGGGTATCTCTTTCCTGGTACTTACCAGACAGTAAAGAAAATAAACGAGAAAGATATTATTACGGTCATGGTCAATCGCTTCAAGGAAATAAGCGCTAAATACCAGGGCAGGATTAAAGAGAGGAACACATCCTTACATTCGGTTATCACCCTTGCCTCCCTTATTGAGAGAGAAGTCCAAAAGGAAGAAGAAAAGCCGCTTATTTCAGCCGTGTTTCACAACCGGCTGAAAAAGGGGATGCCTCTTGAATCTTGTGTCACCGTCCTCTATGCCCTCGGGTATCACAAGCCTCACCTTACTTACAATGACCTAAAAATAAAGTCTCCTTACAATACCTACCTGCATCATGGGCTTCCCCCGGGGCCGATATGCAGTCCAGGCCGAACTTCTATTGAAGCCGCCTTAAATCCGGCGCCGGTTTCCTACCTCTTTTTTGTGGCCCAGGGAAATGGGTTTCACCAGTTTTCTGAGACCTATTTCCAGCATAGAATGGCCAAGAGAACCGATTACTGA
- a CDS encoding ATP-grasp domain-containing protein encodes MKIAIIYNRNSQKVINLFGLPNREKYGKKSIQRIIDGLKKHKHQVKAFEGDKDIIHKLEEFMPRVLKGERPGMVFNLSYGIQGQARYTHVPGILEMVGIPYIGSGPLAHSLALDKVVAKMIFRQHGLPTPDFTVLDAPGFPAPGLTYPLIVKPKNEAVSMGLKVVHNEAELREAAQNIFDTFRQPVLVEEYIEGREINVGLLGNNPPETLPPCEIVFGEGGPNIYTIEDKKGKSGREIQWLCPAPLDEAVAEKARELARRAFTAIGCYDTARVDMRLDAAGNLFLLEINSLPSLGEHGSYVIAAERVGLDFPALLNRLVEVASARYFGTPSPPKISPNERNPETLIFTFLTQRRDQMEKRLKEWSLVSSRTADPIGNSTAISRLDDSMREIKMKPVTSLTDSRSVYTWETEAGLAGGTLFIGHIDVPLELNAPAYAFRLEPEWFYGEGIGISRAPLVMLEFSLRALRHSKLLHRLPIGVLYYLDEGRDCRYSADIIRTAASKAKQVFILRPGSPPDYIRVQRRGRRTYRLVAEGKPQRIGQPKKTTEVVLWFAEKLSLLRGLLSREERLALAAVDISTEAFPMRVPHRLKVMLVLSYFDPVRADDCEAKIREILGRPKGIRLELEKISDRPPMPGRRESLLLAKRLEAVAGEWNIPLNRQSSVMQSAGGLVPSEIPVICGIGPVARDLNTPHEAVNRGSIIQRTLLMTQFLAREITQAKEG; translated from the coding sequence ATGAAGATTGCCATTATCTACAACCGTAACAGCCAGAAGGTGATCAACCTGTTTGGGCTGCCTAACCGAGAGAAATACGGAAAAAAATCCATTCAGCGGATTATCGATGGGTTGAAAAAGCATAAGCACCAGGTTAAGGCCTTCGAAGGTGATAAGGATATCATCCATAAGCTGGAGGAGTTTATGCCGAGGGTGCTTAAAGGGGAGCGGCCGGGCATGGTCTTCAACCTCTCCTACGGCATCCAGGGACAGGCCCGCTACACCCATGTTCCGGGTATCTTAGAGATGGTAGGAATTCCCTACATCGGTTCCGGTCCCCTGGCGCATTCTCTGGCCCTGGACAAGGTGGTGGCCAAAATGATCTTCCGCCAGCACGGCCTGCCCACTCCAGACTTCACTGTCCTTGACGCCCCGGGGTTCCCGGCGCCCGGCCTGACCTATCCCCTGATCGTTAAGCCCAAGAACGAGGCCGTCTCCATGGGCCTTAAGGTGGTCCACAATGAGGCCGAGCTGAGGGAAGCCGCCCAAAACATCTTCGATACCTTTCGTCAGCCGGTCCTGGTGGAAGAGTATATCGAGGGCCGGGAGATCAACGTGGGTCTTCTGGGGAATAATCCACCCGAAACTCTCCCGCCCTGCGAAATCGTTTTCGGGGAGGGTGGTCCCAACATCTACACCATTGAAGACAAGAAAGGAAAATCCGGCCGGGAGATCCAATGGCTGTGCCCGGCCCCGCTGGACGAGGCCGTGGCTGAAAAGGCCCGGGAACTTGCCCGGCGGGCCTTTACTGCCATTGGATGCTATGATACGGCCCGGGTGGATATGCGTCTGGACGCGGCGGGCAATCTGTTCCTTCTTGAGATCAACAGCCTGCCGAGCCTCGGTGAACATGGCTCCTACGTCATTGCCGCCGAGCGGGTGGGTCTCGATTTTCCGGCCCTGCTGAACCGGCTGGTCGAAGTGGCCAGCGCCAGGTATTTCGGCACACCGTCTCCGCCGAAGATTAGCCCAAATGAACGTAATCCGGAAACCCTCATCTTCACTTTTCTTACCCAACGCCGCGACCAGATGGAGAAACGCCTGAAGGAATGGAGCCTGGTCTCGAGCCGGACGGCCGATCCGATTGGGAACTCTACGGCCATTTCCAGGCTCGATGATAGTATGCGGGAGATTAAAATGAAGCCGGTAACATCACTGACTGACAGCCGGTCCGTATACACCTGGGAGACCGAGGCTGGTTTGGCCGGGGGAACGCTTTTCATCGGCCATATCGACGTCCCCCTGGAACTTAATGCGCCCGCCTATGCCTTCCGCCTCGAACCGGAATGGTTCTACGGGGAAGGGATCGGCATCTCCCGTGCCCCCCTGGTGATGCTGGAATTCAGCCTCAGGGCGTTGAGGCATAGTAAATTGCTCCACCGGCTGCCGATCGGCGTCCTCTATTACCTGGACGAAGGCAGGGACTGCCGCTACAGCGCCGACATTATCCGGACGGCGGCCTCAAAGGCGAAACAGGTATTCATCCTGCGGCCGGGAAGTCCCCCTGATTATATCAGGGTTCAGCGCCGTGGCCGGAGGACCTACCGCTTAGTGGCGGAAGGAAAGCCCCAACGCATCGGGCAGCCAAAGAAGACGACTGAGGTGGTTCTCTGGTTCGCTGAGAAGCTTTCTTTGCTCCGCGGCCTTTTGTCCCGAGAGGAGCGCCTTGCCCTAGCCGCGGTGGACATAAGCACGGAGGCCTTCCCGATGAGGGTGCCTCACCGGCTCAAGGTAATGCTGGTGCTGAGTTATTTTGATCCGGTCCGGGCGGATGACTGTGAGGCCAAGATAAGAGAAATCCTGGGCCGGCCAAAGGGCATCCGGCTCGAATTGGAGAAAATATCAGACCGCCCGCCCATGCCCGGCCGGCGGGAAAGCCTTCTATTGGCCAAACGCCTGGAAGCCGTAGCCGGCGAATGGAATATACCGCTGAACCGGCAGTCCAGCGTGATGCAGTCGGCAGGCGGCCTGGTGCCCTCAGAGATTCCCGTGATCTGTGGCATCGGCCCGGTGGCCCGGGACCTCAACACGCCCCACGAGGCGGTAAATAGGGGCAGCATCATTCAAAGAACCCTCCTGATGACCCAATTTCTCGCCAGAGAGATCACTCAGGCCAAAGAGGGATGA
- a CDS encoding gamma-glutamyltransferase produces the protein MNYDQAERQNLREDASLWEGTSPWGIVVTAHYKATEAGVEILSEGGNAIDAAVASSLALGVVEPAASGLGGMAMMIVYLADRKRTFILEGPCRAPLSATPEKLLSLAEEFKGQHPEKTSQYNDEKIAGLVRKSGYQAVAVPTNPAVLGYALKVYGTCSPARVIEPALRLAEEGYVITPLQSKLLKEYSSQICQGNAAAFLFGGEDNPPAPGTILRQPVMANTLRRLAEAGFEDFYTGKIGQGIVADMAKNNGFITAADLQKIPWPREREPLISTFGHWTIATMPPPGGGVVLIEMLNLFEKLVPPDFDPDSPEAALLFAAIIQRARGDRRKYNLGEFTRSGKKAPDLTGKAYARKTAAKLRFELEESGETSHLNVIDRFGNVVALTQSIERAYGAKVAAPDLGFLYNGFLKGFKLRNRRHPHFLRVGAIARSNACPTIVFQAGRPRYAIGSTSSERMVSGIFQVIVRLLNQSPFEAVKAPRLHCTPESRVFLEAGRFKPQTLELLKKHKFELIPYHDWAFSVGGLHLAGQELGKCWGVADPRRDGSAEGCRLQPSA, from the coding sequence ATGAACTATGATCAGGCAGAGCGGCAGAACCTTCGCGAAGATGCATCCTTATGGGAAGGGACTTCTCCCTGGGGAATAGTAGTAACCGCTCACTACAAGGCCACTGAGGCGGGGGTGGAAATTCTCTCCGAAGGCGGCAATGCCATTGACGCGGCGGTGGCTTCATCGCTGGCCCTCGGCGTTGTCGAACCGGCCGCTTCAGGACTGGGCGGTATGGCCATGATGATAGTTTATCTGGCCGACCGGAAGAGGACTTTTATTCTTGAAGGCCCCTGCCGGGCGCCCCTGTCGGCCACCCCGGAAAAGCTATTATCCCTGGCGGAGGAATTTAAAGGCCAGCACCCTGAAAAGACCAGTCAATACAATGATGAAAAGATAGCCGGTCTGGTGCGAAAATCAGGGTATCAGGCCGTGGCTGTCCCGACCAATCCGGCTGTTCTTGGTTATGCGCTCAAAGTTTACGGGACATGCTCTCCTGCTCGGGTTATTGAACCCGCTCTCAGGCTGGCGGAAGAAGGATATGTTATCACGCCTTTGCAATCCAAGTTGCTCAAAGAGTATAGTTCTCAGATATGCCAAGGCAACGCCGCCGCCTTTTTATTCGGCGGGGAGGATAACCCGCCGGCGCCCGGAACCATCCTTCGTCAGCCGGTTATGGCCAATACCTTAAGAAGATTGGCTGAAGCCGGGTTTGAGGATTTTTATACCGGAAAGATCGGCCAGGGCATCGTGGCCGACATGGCCAAAAACAACGGTTTTATCACGGCGGCCGACCTTCAGAAGATACCGTGGCCACGGGAGCGGGAGCCTCTGATCTCGACCTTTGGCCACTGGACCATCGCCACTATGCCGCCGCCCGGCGGGGGCGTCGTTCTCATTGAGATGCTGAATCTCTTTGAAAAGCTTGTCCCGCCGGATTTCGACCCTGACTCCCCAGAAGCGGCCCTGCTGTTTGCCGCCATAATCCAGCGCGCCCGCGGGGACCGGCGAAAATACAACCTGGGAGAATTTACCCGGTCAGGGAAAAAGGCGCCTGACCTTACCGGTAAGGCTTATGCCCGGAAAACAGCGGCCAAACTTCGGTTTGAACTGGAAGAAAGCGGCGAAACTTCCCATCTTAATGTTATCGACCGGTTCGGCAACGTGGTCGCCCTTACCCAGTCCATTGAGCGAGCCTATGGCGCCAAGGTAGCCGCGCCTGATCTCGGCTTTCTGTACAACGGCTTCTTGAAAGGGTTTAAACTGAGAAACAGGCGGCATCCCCACTTTCTGCGCGTCGGGGCAATCGCCCGGTCAAATGCCTGCCCGACTATAGTATTTCAGGCCGGTCGGCCTAGATACGCCATCGGATCAACCAGCTCAGAGCGCATGGTTTCCGGCATATTCCAGGTCATTGTCCGTCTGCTGAATCAATCCCCCTTTGAGGCCGTAAAAGCGCCCAGACTGCATTGCACCCCGGAAAGCCGGGTCTTTCTTGAAGCCGGCCGGTTCAAGCCGCAGACCTTGGAGCTTCTGAAAAAACATAAATTTGAACTCATACCATATCACGACTGGGCCTTCTCCGTGGGGGGGCTCCATCTGGCCGGACAGGAGCTGGGCAAATGCTGGGGAGTGGCCGACCCCCGCCGTGACGGCTCTGCCGAAGGCTGTAGGCTTCAGCCTTCAGCCTAA
- a CDS encoding Asp23/Gls24 family envelope stress response protein — MPDEIKSELGTATISDEVVGALAGLAASEVRGVAGMSEGVVDGIARVISRSQIGKGVKVEVGKKEAAIDLAIIVEYGPVIPKVVKDIQENVKNRVESLTGLKVVEVNVRVEGIKMPEEEKAPPSKRVE, encoded by the coding sequence GTGCCTGATGAAATTAAATCTGAGTTGGGAACAGCTACTATCAGTGATGAAGTAGTGGGAGCCCTTGCTGGTTTAGCTGCCTCTGAGGTACGCGGCGTAGCCGGCATGAGTGAAGGAGTGGTTGACGGTATTGCCAGGGTCATCAGTCGAAGTCAGATCGGTAAGGGGGTCAAGGTAGAGGTTGGGAAAAAGGAGGCCGCTATTGATCTGGCTATCATTGTTGAATACGGCCCGGTTATCCCTAAGGTAGTCAAAGACATCCAGGAGAACGTTAAAAACAGAGTGGAATCTCTCACCGGCCTGAAGGTAGTTGAAGTTAATGTTCGGGTGGAGGGGATAAAGATGCCCGAAGAAGAAAAGGCGCCTCCATCTAAGAGAGTGGAATAA
- a CDS encoding DUF4573 domain-containing protein — protein sequence MADGGWQMADGRVHRPSSTVHPVHSVHTVHPVHSVHTVHPVHSVHTVHPVHSVHTVHPVHSVHTVHPVHSVHTVHPVHSVHTVHPVHSVHTVHPVHSVHCPSWSY from the coding sequence ATGGCGGATGGCGGATGGCAGATGGCGGATGGCAGAGTCCACCGTCCATCTTCCACTGTCCACCCCGTCCACAGCGTCCACACTGTCCACCCCGTCCACAGCGTCCACACTGTCCATCCAGTCCACAGCGTCCACACTGTCCACCCAGTCCACAGCGTCCACACTGTCCACCCCGTCCACAGCGTCCACACTGTCCACCCCGTCCACAGCGTCCACACTGTCCACCCCGTCCACAGCGTCCACACTGTCCACCCAGTCCACAGCGTCCACACTGTCCACCCAGTCCACAGCGTCCACTGTCCAAGTTGGTCCTATTAA